From the genome of Triticum aestivum cultivar Chinese Spring chromosome 3B, IWGSC CS RefSeq v2.1, whole genome shotgun sequence, one region includes:
- the LOC123070050 gene encoding F-box/LRR-repeat protein 13, whose translation MDETLATVLSYLPPPSVSTTASPSSSSTASDDDDRINCLPDVLLRNIISRLPTKDAARTTILSSRWRSLWASTPLRLDDAGLVPTAVTAALNSHPGSVTSARLSSEHLAYQEPDVLDSWFASLSAKNVEELSVVNGSWPAECEWRPPPSLGCASLRRVWLGLCQFPDISGLAPAFPSLQELGIVHCSMQDRELHAVLPRCPELERLAFVLTQDYPRYIHIWSGSLQSLVVWRSMVREVHLDDAPNLERLLLEPIGGASTHVKIINAPRLKIFGYFDVGLHQLKIGPTVIKDGIGMKVKPNAMVRTLKTLALKVQFGDEKQVKLVPLLLRCFPCLKTLYIKSSPSESPTNVDVDFWDQVGHTECVTSHIKKFVFEAARGEDTELAFVKFVMERAQMLEEMRVFVDDGCSRDVVLSRLSSEGCVSADASVVVERQDMSHAWSFGRASNMSQCDPFGC comes from the exons ATGGACGAAACCCTCGCCACCGTCCTCTCCTACCTCCCGCCTCCCTCGGTCTCCACCACCGCATCCCCGTCCTCCTCGTCCACCGCCTCCGATGACGATGACCGCATCAACTGCCTCCCGGACGTGCTCCTCCGCAACATCATCTCTCGCCTCCCCACCAAGGACGCGGCCCGCACCACCATCCTCTCCTCCCGCTGGCGCAGCCTCTGGGCTTCCACCCCACTCCGGCTCGACGACGCTGGACTCGTTCCTACCGCCGTCACCGCCGCGCTGAACTCCCACCCGGGCTCGGTCACTTCCGCCCGCCTCTCCTCCGAGCACCTCGCTTACCAGGAACCCGACGTCCTCGACTCCTGGTTCGCCTCCCTCTCAGCCAAGAACGTCGAGGAACTCTCCGTCGTCAACGGATCCTGGCCTGCTGAATGTGAGTGGCGTCCTCCCCCCAGCCTCGGATGCGCgtccctccgccgcgtctggctcggGCTCTGCCAGTTCCCGGACATTTCCGGCCTCGCTCCGGCCTTCCCCAGCCTGCAAGAGCTCGGGATTGTCCATTGCTCCATGCAGGACCGCGAGCTCCACGCTGTGCTCCCGCGCTGCCCCGAGCTTGAGAGGCTCGCTTTCGTGCTGACACAGGACTACCCAAGGTACATCCACATCTGGTCAGGGAGCCTCCAGTCCCTGGTTGTGTGGAGGTCCATGGTCAGAGAGGTGCACCTTGACGATGCCCCCAACTTGGAGCGGTTGCTGTTGGAGCCGATTGGTGGTGCCTCTACTCACGTCAAGATTATTAATGCACCGAGGCTGAAAATTTTCGGGTACTTTGACGTTGGACTGCATCAGCTCAAGATCGGCCCCACTGTGATCAAG GATGGGATAGGGATGAAGGTGAAGCCAAATGCGATGGTTCGGACCCTCAAGACATTGGCATTGAAGGTGCAGTTTGGAGATGAGAAGCAAGTCAAGCTGGTGCCCCTCTTGCTTAGATGCTTCCCATGCCTAAAAACCTTGTATATCAAG TCATCTCCTTCTGAATCACCAACCAATGTTGATGTGGACTTCTGGGATCAAGTAGGCCACACTGAATGTGTTACCTCACATATTAAGAAGTTTGTGTTCGAAGCTGCCCGAGGAGAGGATACCGAGCTGGCATTTGTCAAGTTTGTCATGGAAAGAGCCCAAATGTTGGAGGAGATGCGTGTTTTCGTGGATGATGGTTGCTCTAGAGATGTTGTGCTAAGTCGTTTATCTTCAGAAGGATGTGTTTCTGCAGATGCTAGTGTGGTGGTGGAGAGGCAAGACATGTCCCATGCGTGGAGCTTCGGAAGAGCTAGCAACATGTCACAGTGTGACCCATTTGGTTGCTAA